The following coding sequences lie in one Sinorhizobium fredii USDA 257 genomic window:
- a CDS encoding Rne/Rng family ribonuclease yields MAEKMLIDASHSEETRVVVVRGNRIEEFDFESEHKKQIRGNIYLAKVTRVEPSLQAAFVDYGGNRHGFLAFAEIHPDYYQIPLADRQALLKAEAEDARREDDIEPVETANDHAAAPTKDEVPAEAAETATETPEEATEVEAEKPKAKPKRTRRPKAKASEQKEEAPGDAEASEEGSSGEMAAMVDVDSISEDVDARRRRDDDDDDDDDGHDGEKEIIESVGAEDAMEEVPDRHARKPRKQYRIQEVIKRRQILLVQVAKEERGNKGAALTTYLSLAGRYSVLMPNTARGGGISRKITNLQDRKRLKEIARGLDVPQGMGVILRTAGANRTKVEVKRDFEYLMRLWENVRTLTLNSTAPCLVYEEGSLIKRSIRDLYNKDISEIIVSGEEGYKEAKSFMKMLMPSHAKVVQPYRDVHPIFSRSGIEAQLDRMLQPQVTLKSGGYIIMNQTEALVSIDVNSGRSTREHSIEDTALQTNLEAAEEVARQLRLRDLAGLVVIDFIDMEEKRNNRAVEKKLKDCLKNDRARIQVGRISHFGLLEMSRQRIRASVLESTMQSCPHCNGTGHVRSQSSVALHVLRGIEEYLLKNTTHDITVRTIPEIALYLLNQKRGTITDYERRFGVSIIIEADAHVGAQHFAIDRGEPVENPVKIEQILHFAPEPEDEEDVVIEEDLDEEEAEEITAERREQPKAQQSDDQNGRKRKRRRRRRGKGAGQTPESAAAEAGDMDDGAVDEADDAEDEGEAQDALTADGDQKRKRRRRGKRGGRRNRPELSEAEGESALAAESGEEPADAEEAAEAEDADVAAAAAIEQVVDAAPVVAEPPAEEAKPAKPKRSRKKAVVAEAPAENADTAAEQAIEAQPNEPVPAAVEEAAADLEGAKPARANRDLTTIASEPVVTSNVAKGEAEEEPAKPKKGGWWQRRGFF; encoded by the coding sequence ATGGCAGAGAAAATGCTTATCGATGCGTCTCACTCAGAGGAGACGCGCGTCGTTGTCGTTCGCGGGAACCGCATAGAAGAATTCGATTTCGAATCGGAACATAAGAAGCAAATCCGCGGCAATATTTATCTGGCCAAGGTGACCAGAGTGGAGCCGTCGCTCCAGGCGGCCTTCGTGGATTACGGCGGCAATCGCCACGGCTTTCTGGCCTTCGCCGAAATTCACCCCGACTACTACCAGATCCCCCTCGCCGATCGTCAGGCCCTGTTGAAGGCCGAAGCCGAGGACGCCCGCCGCGAGGACGACATCGAGCCGGTCGAAACCGCAAACGATCATGCCGCGGCGCCGACAAAGGACGAGGTTCCGGCCGAGGCCGCCGAGACTGCAACCGAGACGCCGGAAGAGGCAACGGAAGTCGAGGCGGAGAAGCCCAAGGCCAAGCCGAAGCGCACGCGCCGGCCGAAAGCCAAGGCCAGCGAGCAGAAGGAAGAAGCTCCGGGCGACGCCGAAGCCAGCGAAGAGGGCAGCAGCGGTGAAATGGCCGCGATGGTCGATGTCGACTCGATTTCCGAGGACGTCGATGCGCGCCGTCGCCGCGACGACGATGATGATGACGATGACGACGGCCATGACGGCGAGAAGGAAATCATCGAGTCCGTCGGTGCCGAAGACGCGATGGAAGAAGTTCCGGACCGCCACGCCCGCAAGCCGCGCAAGCAGTATCGCATCCAGGAAGTGATCAAGCGTCGGCAGATCCTTCTTGTTCAGGTTGCCAAGGAAGAACGCGGCAACAAGGGCGCAGCGCTCACCACCTATCTTTCACTTGCCGGCCGCTATTCGGTGCTGATGCCGAACACGGCGCGTGGCGGTGGCATCTCCCGCAAGATCACCAACCTGCAGGATCGCAAGCGCCTGAAGGAAATCGCCCGCGGGCTCGACGTGCCGCAGGGCATGGGCGTGATCCTGCGCACGGCCGGCGCGAACCGCACGAAGGTCGAGGTCAAGCGCGACTTCGAATATCTGATGCGCCTGTGGGAGAACGTCCGCACGCTGACACTGAATTCGACCGCCCCCTGCCTCGTCTACGAGGAAGGCAGCCTGATCAAGCGCTCGATCCGCGATCTCTACAACAAAGACATCAGCGAGATCATCGTTTCCGGTGAAGAGGGATACAAGGAAGCCAAGAGCTTCATGAAGATGCTGATGCCGAGCCACGCGAAGGTCGTGCAGCCCTATCGCGACGTGCATCCGATCTTCTCGCGATCCGGCATCGAAGCCCAGCTCGATCGCATGCTGCAACCGCAGGTGACGCTGAAGTCGGGCGGCTACATCATCATGAACCAGACCGAAGCGCTAGTTTCGATCGACGTGAACTCCGGGCGCTCCACCCGCGAGCATTCGATCGAGGACACCGCGCTTCAGACCAATCTGGAGGCGGCCGAGGAGGTTGCGCGGCAGCTGCGTCTTCGCGACCTCGCCGGGCTTGTCGTCATCGACTTCATCGACATGGAAGAAAAGCGCAACAACCGCGCCGTCGAGAAGAAGCTCAAGGATTGCCTGAAGAACGACCGGGCGCGTATCCAGGTCGGCCGCATCTCGCATTTCGGTCTGCTTGAAATGTCGCGCCAGCGCATTCGCGCTTCGGTGCTCGAAAGCACGATGCAGTCCTGCCCGCATTGCAACGGCACGGGCCATGTCCGCTCGCAGTCGTCCGTCGCGCTGCATGTCCTGCGCGGTATCGAGGAGTATCTGCTCAAGAACACCACGCACGACATCACCGTCCGCACGATCCCGGAAATCGCGCTTTACCTGCTCAATCAGAAGCGCGGCACGATCACCGACTATGAACGGCGCTTCGGCGTCTCCATCATTATCGAAGCCGATGCCCATGTGGGCGCGCAGCACTTCGCGATCGACCGGGGCGAACCGGTCGAAAATCCGGTGAAGATCGAGCAGATCCTGCATTTCGCGCCTGAACCGGAAGACGAAGAAGACGTCGTCATCGAGGAAGATCTGGACGAAGAAGAAGCGGAAGAGATCACCGCCGAACGCCGGGAGCAGCCGAAGGCACAGCAGTCCGACGACCAGAATGGCCGCAAGCGCAAGCGCCGCCGCCGCCGCCGCGGCAAGGGCGCAGGCCAAACGCCGGAATCGGCCGCCGCCGAAGCCGGAGACATGGACGATGGCGCAGTCGACGAAGCCGACGATGCCGAGGACGAAGGCGAAGCCCAGGATGCTCTAACGGCAGACGGCGACCAGAAGCGCAAGCGCCGCCGTCGCGGCAAGCGGGGCGGCCGCCGCAACCGGCCGGAGCTGTCGGAAGCCGAGGGCGAATCCGCTCTTGCGGCGGAATCCGGTGAAGAACCGGCTGATGCCGAGGAAGCGGCGGAGGCGGAGGATGCGGATGTTGCTGCCGCCGCGGCCATCGAACAGGTCGTGGATGCCGCGCCTGTCGTCGCAGAGCCCCCGGCAGAGGAAGCAAAGCCGGCAAAGCCGAAGCGCAGCCGCAAGAAGGCCGTCGTGGCCGAGGCACCGGCGGAAAATGCCGACACAGCCGCCGAACAGGCTATCGAAGCGCAGCCGAACGAACCCGTCCCTGCTGCGGTGGAAGAAGCGGCCGCGGACCTGGAAGGCGCCAAGCCCGCACGCGCGAACCGCGATCTGACGACGATTGCCTCAGAGCCCGTCGTGACCTCGAACGTCGCCAAGGGCGAAGCCGAAGAAGAGCCGGCCAAGCCGAAAAAGGGCGGCTGGTGGCAGCGCCGCGGCTTTTTCTAA
- the accB gene encoding acetyl-CoA carboxylase biotin carboxyl carrier protein, translated as MADKKPGIDQALIRDLANILKDTDLTEIEVEQDDLRIRVSRNGTPVAMPMHAMPTYQMHPAMSAAPAPVAAPAATLEGGHNTKNAVTAPMVGTAYLSPAPGARPFIEVGATVKEGQTILIIEAMKTMNQIPAPRSGKVTEILVQDAAPVEYGEPLIVIE; from the coding sequence ATGGCTGACAAGAAACCGGGTATCGATCAGGCGCTGATCCGCGATCTCGCCAATATCCTCAAGGATACCGACCTGACCGAGATCGAAGTGGAACAGGACGATCTGCGCATCCGCGTTTCGCGGAACGGCACGCCTGTTGCGATGCCCATGCACGCAATGCCCACCTACCAGATGCATCCGGCAATGTCCGCGGCACCTGCGCCGGTCGCCGCACCCGCCGCGACTCTCGAAGGTGGCCACAATACGAAGAACGCGGTGACGGCGCCGATGGTCGGCACGGCTTATCTCTCCCCGGCCCCGGGCGCCCGCCCGTTCATCGAGGTCGGCGCGACGGTCAAGGAAGGCCAGACGATTCTGATCATCGAGGCCATGAAGACGATGAACCAGATCCCGGCTCCCCGCTCCGGCAAGGTGACGGAAATTCTCGTGCAAGACGCCGCTCCGGTCGAATATGGCGAACCTCTGATCGTGATCGAATAA
- the accC gene encoding acetyl-CoA carboxylase biotin carboxylase subunit: protein MISKILIANRGEIALRVLRACKELGIATVAVHSTADSDAMHVRLADESVCIGPPPSRESYLNIHQIVAACEITGADAVHPGYGFLSENAKFADILEAHGITFIGPTAEHIRLMGDKITAKKTAEELGIPVVPGSDGEVKPENALKIAREIGFPVLIKATAGGGGRGMKVARTEEDLEHAVATARSEAAAAFGNDAVYMEKFLGKPRHIEIQIVGDGEGNAIHLGERDCSLQRRHQKVWEEANSPALNVEQRMKIGQVCADAMKKMKYRGAGTIEFLYEEGEFYFIEMNTRLQVEHPITEAITGIDLVHEQIRVASGGGLSVKQEDVVFSGHAIECRINAEDPRTFVPSPGTITHFHAPGGLGVRVDSGAYQGYRIPPYYDSLIGKLIVHGRTRVECMMRLRRVLDEFVIDGIKTTLPLFQELINNQDIANGDYDIHWLEHHLAATSA, encoded by the coding sequence ATGATCTCGAAAATCCTCATTGCCAATCGCGGCGAAATCGCTCTGCGCGTGCTGCGCGCCTGCAAGGAACTCGGCATCGCGACCGTGGCCGTGCATTCGACCGCAGACAGCGACGCCATGCATGTCCGGTTGGCCGACGAGAGCGTCTGCATCGGTCCGCCGCCATCCCGCGAAAGCTATCTGAACATCCATCAGATCGTCGCTGCCTGTGAGATCACCGGCGCTGATGCGGTGCATCCGGGTTACGGCTTCCTTTCGGAAAACGCCAAGTTCGCGGATATCCTCGAGGCGCACGGCATCACCTTCATCGGCCCGACGGCCGAGCACATCCGTCTGATGGGCGACAAGATCACCGCCAAGAAGACCGCGGAGGAGCTCGGCATTCCGGTCGTTCCCGGCTCCGACGGCGAAGTGAAGCCCGAGAACGCTCTTAAGATTGCCCGCGAGATCGGCTTCCCAGTCCTGATCAAAGCGACGGCCGGCGGCGGCGGACGCGGCATGAAGGTCGCCAGAACGGAAGAGGATCTCGAGCATGCCGTCGCGACGGCACGCTCGGAGGCGGCGGCCGCCTTCGGCAACGACGCGGTCTATATGGAGAAATTTCTCGGAAAGCCGCGTCATATCGAAATCCAGATCGTCGGCGACGGCGAAGGCAATGCCATCCATCTCGGCGAACGCGACTGCTCGCTGCAGCGCCGCCACCAGAAGGTCTGGGAGGAAGCGAATTCCCCGGCTCTCAACGTCGAGCAGCGCATGAAGATCGGTCAGGTCTGCGCCGACGCGATGAAGAAGATGAAGTATCGCGGCGCCGGCACGATCGAGTTCCTCTACGAGGAGGGCGAGTTCTATTTCATCGAAATGAACACGCGCCTGCAGGTCGAGCATCCGATCACCGAAGCTATCACCGGCATCGACCTGGTGCACGAGCAGATCCGCGTAGCATCGGGCGGTGGCCTATCGGTCAAGCAGGAAGACGTCGTCTTCTCCGGTCATGCCATCGAATGCCGCATCAATGCCGAGGATCCGCGCACTTTCGTGCCCTCCCCGGGCACGATCACGCATTTCCACGCGCCCGGCGGCCTCGGCGTGCGCGTCGATAGCGGCGCCTATCAGGGCTATCGGATTCCCCCCTATTATGACAGCCTGATTGGCAAGCTGATTGTCCACGGGCGGACGCGCGTCGAATGCATGATGCGGCTGCGCCGTGTGCTCGACGAATTTGTCATCGATGGCATCAAGACGACGTTGCCGCTTTTCCAGGAACTGATAAACAATCAGGATATCGCCAATGGTGATTACGATATCCACTGGCTGGAGCACCATCTGGCCGCAACGTCCGCATAG
- a CDS encoding N-acetylmuramoyl-L-alanine amidase produces MSRRARSVAAVLFAALAILLPVASWAADGNAPLLAYGARVAGDDARTRLVIEFDRNPEYSIHYVANPVRVIIDLPETSFGLKPESLEPRGLFDAIRYGGMGEGASRLVLSAKGPTEVTHAEVKPEEDGKGFRLVIDAERIDQARFDKLLGDQQWTGTVRAAKTDRPTLAPAKVSGAFVIAVDAGHGGIDTGAIGTVTKTEEKHVTLDFARDLVATLNREAGIEAFLTRDADEFLSLPQRVQIARQKSANLFISVHADTLKQKDIRGATVYTISDKASDHLAADLAARENLSDEIAGIPLESEPAEVADILIDLTRRETQAFSVNLARSVVSSFEGQIGLINNPHRHAGFRVLQAPDVPSILLELGFMSNKEDEKQLLDPVWRKKVSELLAVAVRRYRQAAVANGG; encoded by the coding sequence ATGTCGCGCCGCGCCCGGTCCGTGGCCGCCGTCCTGTTTGCGGCGCTGGCCATCCTGCTGCCCGTCGCGAGCTGGGCAGCCGATGGGAATGCGCCGTTATTGGCTTATGGGGCGCGAGTCGCCGGCGACGACGCGCGCACGCGCCTCGTGATCGAATTCGATCGCAACCCCGAATACTCCATTCATTACGTCGCAAATCCGGTTCGCGTCATCATCGACCTGCCGGAGACGTCCTTCGGCCTTAAGCCGGAGAGCTTGGAACCACGTGGTCTCTTCGATGCGATTCGCTATGGCGGGATGGGGGAAGGGGCGTCGCGGCTGGTTCTATCCGCCAAAGGGCCGACGGAAGTGACCCATGCGGAAGTGAAGCCGGAGGAAGACGGCAAGGGCTTCCGCCTGGTCATCGATGCCGAGAGAATCGATCAGGCCCGCTTCGACAAGCTTCTTGGCGATCAGCAGTGGACGGGAACGGTGCGCGCCGCCAAGACCGACCGTCCGACCCTCGCGCCGGCAAAGGTTTCCGGAGCGTTCGTGATTGCCGTGGATGCAGGACACGGCGGCATCGACACCGGCGCCATCGGCACCGTCACCAAGACGGAGGAGAAGCACGTCACGCTCGACTTTGCACGGGATCTGGTGGCGACGCTCAATCGCGAGGCCGGCATCGAGGCCTTTCTGACGCGGGATGCCGACGAATTTCTGTCTTTGCCGCAGCGTGTCCAGATCGCCCGTCAGAAAAGCGCCAACCTGTTCATTTCGGTCCATGCCGATACGCTGAAGCAGAAGGACATTCGCGGCGCCACCGTCTACACGATCTCGGACAAGGCGTCCGACCATCTCGCGGCCGATCTCGCGGCGCGCGAAAACCTCTCCGATGAGATCGCCGGCATACCGCTGGAAAGCGAACCGGCGGAGGTTGCCGACATTCTCATCGATCTCACCCGCCGCGAAACTCAGGCCTTTTCGGTCAATCTGGCACGGAGCGTCGTCTCCTCCTTCGAAGGGCAGATCGGACTGATCAACAATCCCCACCGCCATGCCGGCTTTCGCGTCCTGCAGGCGCCGGACGTCCCTTCGATCTTGCTCGAACTCGGCTTCATGTCGAACAAGGAGGACGAGAAGCAATTGCTCGATCCGGTGTGGCGCAAGAAGGTCTCGGAACTGCTGGCCGTTGCCGTCCGACGCTACCGCCAGGCGGCGGTTGCGAACGGCGGATGA
- a CDS encoding NADH:ubiquinone oxidoreductase subunit NDUFA12: protein MKLLLQIFTWWNGQTIGTRFHTWRHGQRVGEDEFGNVYYQGGKDSEGRTRRWVIYNGPAEASAIPAGWHGWMHHRTDISPADEKYVAREWQQSHRSNPTGTPNAYRPKGSLANAGLRPRVTGDYDAWTPRS, encoded by the coding sequence ATGAAGCTCCTGCTGCAGATATTCACCTGGTGGAACGGACAGACGATCGGTACGCGCTTTCACACCTGGCGCCATGGCCAGCGTGTCGGCGAAGACGAATTCGGCAACGTCTACTACCAGGGCGGCAAGGATTCCGAGGGCCGCACGCGGCGCTGGGTGATCTACAACGGCCCGGCCGAGGCCTCCGCCATTCCTGCCGGTTGGCACGGGTGGATGCATCACCGCACCGATATTTCTCCCGCCGACGAAAAATACGTCGCGCGCGAATGGCAGCAGTCGCATCGCTCGAACCCGACCGGCACGCCCAATGCCTACCGCCCGAAAGGTTCGCTGGCCAATGCAGGCCTGCGCCCGCGCGTGACCGGCGACTACGACGCGTGGACGCCGCGCTCCTGA
- a CDS encoding DsbA family protein — MTLKKKMIAAGALIALAGGIALPQSAAALDAKQKEEIGAYIKEYLLANPEIMLEVQEALSAKQRAKQQEASQAAIANNKEAIFNSAYDTTLGNPKGDITIVEFFDYNCGYCKRALSDMDEILAKDKNVRFVLKELPILGPDSLAAHKVSAAFRVLAPEKYGDFHRALLGAEERATEETAIAVAAKLGVTEEQLRAKMEDDPNDASMREAYMLANDLGITGTPSYVIGNEAVYGAVGAAELTGKVANLRECGKTAC; from the coding sequence ATGACGCTCAAGAAGAAGATGATCGCCGCCGGAGCGCTGATTGCGCTCGCAGGCGGCATCGCCCTGCCCCAGTCCGCGGCGGCGCTCGACGCAAAGCAAAAGGAAGAGATCGGCGCCTACATCAAGGAGTATCTGCTCGCCAATCCGGAGATCATGCTGGAAGTACAGGAAGCGCTGTCTGCCAAACAGCGCGCCAAGCAGCAGGAAGCGTCGCAAGCCGCGATCGCCAACAACAAGGAGGCGATCTTCAATTCCGCCTACGACACGACGCTCGGCAATCCCAAGGGCGACATCACCATCGTCGAGTTCTTCGACTACAATTGCGGCTATTGCAAGCGGGCACTCTCCGACATGGATGAGATCCTCGCCAAGGACAAGAACGTGCGCTTCGTGCTGAAGGAGCTCCCCATCCTCGGGCCCGATTCGCTCGCCGCTCACAAGGTCAGCGCCGCGTTCCGCGTGCTCGCACCGGAGAAATACGGTGATTTCCACCGTGCGCTGCTTGGCGCCGAAGAGCGGGCCACGGAGGAAACGGCGATCGCCGTTGCTGCCAAGCTGGGGGTGACCGAAGAGCAACTGCGCGCCAAAATGGAAGACGACCCGAATGACGCCTCGATGCGCGAAGCCTATATGCTCGCCAATGATCTCGGCATCACCGGCACGCCATCCTATGTGATCGGCAACGAGGCGGTTTACGGCGCCGTCGGCGCCGCCGAGCTCACCGGCAAGGTCGCCAATCTGCGTGAATGCGGCAAAACGGCCTGCTGA
- the aroQ gene encoding type II 3-dehydroquinate dehydratase yields MSSTIFVLNGPNLNALGKREPGIYGGQTLADIEAMCKAEGKLIGFDVDFRQSNIEGVLVDWLHEAGEKAAGVAINPAAYGHTSIAMHDAIRAIAVPVVELHLSNIHAREEFRHKSMIAPAVKGVICGFGAQSYILALHALKNLTNTSK; encoded by the coding sequence ATGTCCTCGACGATTTTTGTGCTGAATGGCCCAAACCTGAATGCCCTCGGCAAGCGCGAACCGGGCATCTACGGCGGCCAGACCTTGGCCGATATCGAGGCGATGTGCAAAGCGGAGGGGAAGCTCATTGGCTTCGACGTCGATTTCCGCCAATCGAACATCGAAGGCGTGCTGGTCGACTGGCTGCACGAGGCGGGCGAAAAGGCCGCCGGCGTGGCGATCAATCCGGCCGCCTATGGGCACACGTCGATTGCCATGCACGATGCCATTCGCGCGATCGCGGTTCCGGTCGTGGAACTGCATCTTTCCAACATCCATGCGCGCGAGGAATTCCGCCACAAGTCGATGATTGCGCCGGCCGTCAAGGGCGTGATCTGCGGCTTCGGTGCGCAGAGTTACATTCTGGCGCTGCATGCGCTAAAGAACCTGACAAACACGTCGAAATAA
- the aat gene encoding leucyl/phenylalanyl-tRNA--protein transferase yields the protein MKGSRSKQPEITPDMLLRAYSIGLFPMADSADDPELFWVEPEIRGVIPLDRFHVSHSLAKRIRKRPFEIRFDTAFEAVVEGCAKPAPGRPTTWINGKIRSLYAALHHMGYAHSVEAWEDDRLVGGLYGVSLGAAFFGESMFSLRTDASKICLVHLVERLRARHFQLLDTQFTTEHLKAFGAVDVPKAEYDLLLARAIASPNLEF from the coding sequence TTGAAAGGATCGCGCAGCAAACAACCGGAAATCACCCCGGACATGTTGTTGCGCGCCTATTCCATCGGTCTCTTTCCGATGGCTGACTCGGCCGACGATCCGGAGCTCTTCTGGGTCGAGCCGGAAATCCGCGGCGTCATTCCGCTGGATCGATTTCACGTCTCCCACAGCCTGGCCAAGAGAATTCGCAAGCGTCCTTTCGAGATCCGCTTCGATACAGCCTTCGAAGCGGTTGTCGAGGGATGCGCGAAGCCCGCACCCGGTCGTCCGACCACCTGGATCAACGGCAAGATCCGCTCGCTCTACGCGGCATTGCATCACATGGGCTATGCGCACAGCGTCGAGGCCTGGGAGGACGACAGGCTCGTCGGTGGCCTCTACGGCGTCTCGCTCGGGGCAGCCTTCTTCGGCGAGAGCATGTTTTCGCTGCGCACCGATGCCTCGAAAATCTGTCTGGTCCATCTCGTCGAGCGGCTTCGTGCCCGGCACTTCCAGCTCCTCGATACGCAGTTTACGACGGAGCACCTGAAAGCCTTCGGCGCTGTCGACGTGCCGAAGGCCGAGTATGACCTGTTGCTTGCCAGGGCGATCGCCTCGCCGAATCTTGAATTTTAG
- a CDS encoding pyridoxal phosphate-dependent aminotransferase, which translates to MAQISKRSAVEPFHAMDVLAEATRRRDAGYPVISMAVGQPAHPAPKAVLEAARRALEHGRLGYTDALGTLSLKRAIAAHYQSRHGVTLDPQRIAITTGSSAGFNLAFLALFDPGDCVAIARPGYPAYRNIMAALGLSVVEIEANAETGFTLTPESLERAAALAGKPLKGVLLASPANPTGTVTGKARLKALADYCRTQSIAFISDEIYHGLTFAGEETSALEIADDAVVINSFSKYYCMTGWRIGWMVLPEAQIRVFERIAQSLYISPPELSQIAAEAALGAHEELDGYKRSYAANRDLLLKRLPEIGFSIASPMDGAFYAYVDARRFTNDSMAFARRMLAEINVAATPGFDFDPLEGHRTMRFSYAGSAADMAEAMDRIAGWLK; encoded by the coding sequence TTGGCACAGATTTCGAAACGCAGCGCGGTCGAACCGTTTCATGCCATGGATGTACTGGCGGAAGCGACGCGTCGCCGCGATGCCGGCTATCCTGTCATATCTATGGCAGTCGGCCAGCCCGCCCATCCCGCGCCGAAGGCGGTGCTCGAGGCGGCGCGGCGGGCGTTGGAGCACGGTCGTCTCGGCTATACGGACGCCCTCGGCACGCTCTCCCTGAAGCGGGCGATCGCCGCCCACTATCAGAGCCGTCACGGGGTCACGCTTGATCCGCAACGGATCGCGATTACCACTGGCTCCTCGGCGGGCTTCAATCTGGCCTTCCTGGCTCTCTTCGATCCGGGCGACTGCGTCGCCATCGCCCGTCCCGGCTATCCCGCCTATCGCAACATCATGGCCGCACTCGGCCTGAGTGTGGTCGAGATCGAAGCGAATGCCGAAACCGGCTTCACGCTCACGCCGGAAAGCCTGGAGCGGGCCGCGGCGCTGGCCGGCAAGCCGCTGAAGGGGGTGCTCCTCGCCAGTCCGGCAAACCCGACCGGCACGGTCACGGGCAAGGCGCGCCTGAAGGCGCTCGCCGACTATTGCCGAACACAATCGATCGCCTTCATCTCCGACGAGATCTATCACGGGCTGACCTTCGCCGGCGAAGAGACCTCGGCGCTGGAGATCGCCGATGACGCGGTCGTCATCAACTCTTTCTCGAAATATTATTGCATGACCGGCTGGCGCATCGGCTGGATGGTGCTGCCGGAAGCCCAGATCCGGGTCTTCGAGAGAATCGCCCAGAGCCTCTACATCTCGCCCCCGGAGCTTTCGCAGATTGCCGCCGAGGCGGCGCTCGGAGCGCACGAGGAACTGGACGGTTACAAGCGATCCTATGCCGCAAACCGCGATCTCCTGCTGAAGCGCCTTCCCGAAATCGGTTTTTCGATCGCATCGCCCATGGATGGCGCCTTCTATGCCTATGTGGACGCCCGCCGGTTCACCAATGACAGCATGGCATTTGCCCGTCGCATGCTGGCCGAGATCAACGTCGCCGCCACACCAGGCTTCGATTTCGATCCGCTCGAGGGGCACCGCACCATGCGCTTTTCCTACGCGGGTTCGGCCGCCGACATGGCCGAAGCGATGGACCGCATTGCAGGCTGGTTGAAATAG